A window of Maniola jurtina chromosome W, ilManJurt1.1, whole genome shotgun sequence contains these coding sequences:
- the LOC123879807 gene encoding uncharacterized protein LOC123879807, with protein MRCEYCSEQHKLCFCKRFAGEDIATRRDFVAKNSICVNCLGSNHISSQCKNPGSCRICKLRHHSLLHQEIESTASSSTAEKPVESASTLTNTPPIVSCLSTQRISSCGQVLLPTALVNTESEAGKDHILRVLLDQGSQASFITEAAVQLLRLKKTPVSGMITGLGGNKAIRSKYVVTIKLRSRTNQDNNIQVTAYVLKNITTFLPERQVHNLDWTEFKNLQLADPHFNTSKAFDLLLGADIYSQIVQEGIKKSRNGKLIAQRTTLGWILSGTVNEQFNKNNEDTPKISVMHAQITETENSKQIEKEQKFKSSTPNRTDKGRNRTRHLNVTKTQPSHKRLSKNLDLKQIEHNRNSQLGHIKSVNINDRENNETVYLPHHAFVRNDKTTLKEQAEKWNNNKVDILTSIYKKEDQENIQNHTQEIDKQQQDTLSKGKHKQNTMEKNKQSKISLKIKKDN; from the coding sequence ATGCGCTGTGAGTATTGTTCAGAGCAACACAAATTGTGTTTTTGTAAAAGGTTTGCTGGTGAAGATATCGCAACAAGGCGTGACTTTGTGGCCAAGAATTCAATTTGCGTGAACTGTTTAGGCAGCAATCACATATCTTCTCAGTGCAAAAATCCTGGATCCTGCAGGATTTGTAAATTGCGTCACCATTCCCTTTTGCATCAAGAGATCGAGAGCACAGCTTCCAGTTCAACGGCAGAAAAACCTGTTGAGAGTGCTAGCACTTTAACTAATACTCCACCAATAGTTTCATGTCTTTCAACTCAAAGGATTTCCAGTTGCGGTCAGGTTTTACTTCCTACGGCATTAGTAAACACCGAGTCTGAAGCTGGGAAGGATCATATCCTCAGAGTTTTGTTAGATCAAGGATCGCAGGCCAGTTTTATAACTGAGGCTGCAGTCCAGCTGTTGCGGCTTAAGAAGACTCCTGTAAGCGGAATGATTACTGGACTAGGAGGAAACAAAGCCATAAgatcaaaatatgtagttaccaTCAAATTAAGATCAAGGACAAACCAGGACAATAACATACAGGTCACAGCTTACGTGCTGAAGAACATAACTACGTTTTTACCGGAACGTCAAGTGCATAACCTGGACTGGACAGAATTTAAGAACTTACAACTAGCAGATCCCCATTTCAACACTTCTAAGGCATTCGATTTGCTGTTGGGTGCTGATATTTATAGCCAAATAGTACAAGAAGGCATAAAGAAGAGCCGTAATGGGAAACTTATAGCACAAAGAACAACATTAGGGTGGATTCTGTCTGGCACAGTTAACGAACAATTTAACAAGAACAACGAGGACACTCCGAAAATTTCGGTTATGCATGCTCAGATCACTGAAACTGAAAATTCAAAACAGATAGAAAAAGAGCAAAAGTTCAAATCAAGTACACCAAATAGGACAGATAAAGGTCGCAATCGGACACGACACCTGAACGTAACCAAAACCCAACCATCACACAAAAGGCTATCGAAGAATTTAGATCTGAAACAAATAGAACACAACAGAAATTCACAATTAGGACACATAAAATCTGTAAACATAAACGACAGAGAAAATAATGAAACTGTCTACTTACCACATCATGCATTCGTAAGAAACGATAAGACAACCTTAAAAGAGCAAGCTGAAAAATGGAATAACAATAAAGTAGATATATTAACAAGCATATACAAGAAAGAAGATCAAGAGAACATACAAAACCACACACAAGAAATTGACAAGCAACAGCAAGACACCTTAAGCAAGGGTAAGCACAAACAGAACACAATGGAAAAGAACAAACAGAGCAAAATTAGCCTCAAGATCAAAAAGGACAACTAG
- the LOC123879808 gene encoding uncharacterized protein LOC123879808 yields the protein MAAPKATLDSSSGSEDTVKSEGGEEHITIRKKRAHRVVASPSEYIKIRIPPFWPEDPELWFAQIEGQFEIAGVVSENTKFFYITSSLSNQYSKEVKDIITSPPESNRYTKLKEELIKRLSASRDRKIQQLLKHEELGNRKPSQFLRHLIGLAGSSVPEDFIKSIWCSRLPASIQTLIASQPAGSLEDLADLADRVCDIVSPSPQVSTSSAAPTTSVHSVESMALEIAELKEAVKNLTMQLNRRDRQPRRRQTERSTSRRRNRSQSSYRKYPACWYHAKFGSNATKCVKPCNFASENQQSGR from the coding sequence ATGGCTGCGCCGAAGGCCACATTGGACAGTAGCAGTGGATCCGAGGATACTGTGAAATCTGAAGGAGGAGAGGAGCATATAACAATACGCAAAAAACGTGCTCACCGCGTGGTTGCTTCGCCGTCGGAATACATAAAAATCCGGATACCACCTTTCTGGCCGGAAGATCCGGAACTATGGTTCGCCCAAATAGAAGGCCAGTTTGAGATTGCAGGAGTGGTGTCTGAAAACACCAAGTTCTTCTACATCACAAGCAGCCTAAGCAACCAGTATTCCAAGGAAGTCAAAGACATAATTACTTCACCGCCGGAATCCAACCGATACACCAAATTAAAAGAGGAGTTGATAAAGCGGCTGTCAGCATCCCGTGATAGGAAGATCCAACAACTCCTCAAACATGAGGAGCTGGGCAACCGGAAGCCATCCCAGTTTTTACGCCACTTGATAGGCTTAGCAGGATCTTCGGTGCCCGAGGACTTCATCAAAAGCATCTGGTGCAGCAGACTGCCCGCCAGCATCCAGACGCTGATAGCATCACAGCCAGCAGGATCTCTCGAGGATTTGGCGGACTTGGCTGACCGCGTATGTGATATCGTCTCGCCATCACCGCAGGTTTCCACGTCCAGCGCTGCTCCAACAACTTCTGTCCACAGCGTCGAGTCCATGGCATTGGAGATAGCCGAACTGAAGGAAGCAGTCAAAAACTTGACCATGCAGCTGAATAGACGAGATAGACAGCCCCGACGAAGACAAACTGAGCGTTCCACCAGTCGTCGGCGCAACCGCTCTCAATCAAGCTACAGGAAGTACCCAGCTTGTTGGTACCATGCCAAGTTCGGGTCGAATGCGACAAAATGTGTCAAGCCCTGCAACTTCGCCTCGGAAAACCAACAGAGCGGTCGGTAA